From Flavobacterium sp. 102, a single genomic window includes:
- a CDS encoding glycosyltransferase family 9 protein, with amino-acid sequence MKVLVIQIKMIGDVLASTVICETIKRNRPEAEVHYLIQKNTFAVVDNNPFIDKVIFFEPEEHKGFKNLYQFGKELKKDHYDIVIDAYCKWDSILPAYFSGAKMIVGHYKWYTTFFYTKTVVPDADCNATANAYRLLLSKTALGKEVDMIYPQIHLRAEEIEKAKAEINANCDTSKPIFMIGILGSGKNKSLPPKYMAETLDIIANTAAVQMLFNYMPNQFEEVKAIYDLCLPSTQAKINLEFYAKSLRDFIAIQSQCDALIGNEGGATNMAKALNIPTFTIYAPWINRTSWNIKEETGFYDIVHLSDYEPELYQKHAKNYKALAFEWYEKLKPELFAEKLKQFVLRITK; translated from the coding sequence ATGAAAGTACTGGTAATTCAAATCAAAATGATTGGCGATGTTTTGGCCAGTACTGTCATTTGTGAAACCATCAAAAGAAATCGTCCCGAAGCCGAAGTACATTATCTGATTCAGAAAAATACTTTTGCCGTAGTCGATAACAATCCATTTATTGACAAGGTAATTTTCTTTGAACCCGAAGAACACAAAGGTTTCAAAAATCTATACCAATTCGGAAAGGAATTAAAAAAAGACCATTACGATATTGTTATCGATGCTTATTGTAAATGGGATAGCATTTTGCCAGCGTATTTTTCGGGTGCTAAAATGATTGTCGGGCATTACAAATGGTACACTACTTTTTTCTACACTAAAACCGTAGTTCCTGATGCCGATTGCAATGCGACGGCCAATGCTTATCGCTTATTGCTTTCCAAAACCGCTTTAGGTAAAGAAGTCGACATGATTTATCCGCAAATTCATTTGAGAGCTGAGGAAATTGAAAAAGCCAAAGCTGAGATCAATGCTAATTGTGACACTTCAAAACCGATTTTTATGATTGGTATTTTGGGTAGCGGAAAGAATAAAAGTTTACCACCAAAATACATGGCGGAAACGTTGGATATCATAGCTAACACCGCAGCTGTCCAAATGCTTTTTAATTATATGCCGAATCAATTCGAAGAAGTAAAAGCGATTTATGATTTATGTTTGCCTTCAACGCAGGCCAAAATCAATCTGGAGTTTTATGCTAAAAGCTTAAGAGATTTTATCGCAATTCAATCACAATGCGATGCTTTAATTGGCAACGAAGGCGGTGCGACCAATATGGCGAAAGCTTTAAATATTCCAACCTTTACGATTTACGCACCTTGGATTAACCGAACTTCATGGAATATCAAAGAAGAAACCGGTTTCTACGACATCGTTCACTTGAGTGATTATGAGCCGGAATTGTATCAAAAGCACGCCAAAAACTACAAAGCATTAGCCTTTGAATGGTATGAAAAATTAAAACCGGAATTGTTTGCAGAAAAGTTGAAACAGTTTGTCCTTCGAATTACGAAGTAA
- the mazG gene encoding nucleoside triphosphate pyrophosphohydrolase — MNNRQQQLEAFGRLLDIMDDLREKCPWDKKQTLESLRHLTIEETYELGDAILDNDLQEIKKELGDLLLHIVFYAKIGSETNDFDIADVANSICDKLIDRHPHIYGDVIVADEEEVKQNWEKLKLKEGKKSVLEGVPKSLPALVKASRIQDKVKGVGFDWEEPHQVWDKVQEELNELQVEVKAGNQDKMEAEFGDVLFSMINYARFLKVNPEDALERTNKKFMKRFMYLESKAGELGKPLMDMTLAEMDIFWEEAKKL; from the coding sequence ATGAACAACAGACAACAACAACTTGAAGCTTTCGGTCGATTATTGGATATTATGGATGATTTGCGAGAAAAGTGTCCGTGGGACAAAAAGCAAACGCTCGAAAGTCTGCGTCATCTGACGATTGAAGAAACCTATGAATTGGGTGATGCCATTTTGGACAATGACTTACAAGAAATCAAAAAAGAGTTGGGCGACTTGTTGTTGCACATTGTTTTTTATGCCAAAATCGGAAGCGAAACCAACGACTTTGATATAGCCGATGTAGCGAACAGTATTTGTGATAAATTAATCGATAGACATCCGCATATTTATGGAGATGTGATTGTGGCCGATGAAGAAGAAGTGAAACAAAATTGGGAGAAACTCAAACTCAAAGAAGGCAAAAAGTCTGTACTTGAAGGTGTTCCGAAAAGCTTGCCGGCCTTAGTAAAAGCGAGCCGAATTCAAGACAAAGTCAAAGGTGTTGGTTTCGATTGGGAAGAGCCACATCAGGTTTGGGATAAAGTTCAAGAAGAGTTAAATGAACTTCAGGTTGAAGTAAAAGCCGGCAATCAAGACAAAATGGAAGCCGAATTTGGTGACGTTTTATTTTCAATGATCAATTACGCCAGATTCCTAAAAGTCAATCCCGAAGACGCTTTGGAACGTACGAATAAAAAATTCATGAAGCGATTCATGTACCTCGAAAGCAAAGCAGGTGAATTAGGAAAACCTCTAATGGATATGACTTTGGCAGAAATGGATATTTTTTGGGAAGAGGCGAAGAAGTTGTAA
- a CDS encoding DUF5606 domain-containing protein, with product MNVEKILAIAGKPGLFELKLQTRSGFLAESLLDGKKITVGMRSNVSLLSEISMYTYSEEKPLADIMRAIAIKENEGPAISHKEDNNKLIAYFKEILPDYDEERVYASDIKKVLNWYNILQGKGLVSKEEPKVENAEAIKEEVVEEVTRGKAELSEAKAKKTTKKATKKEE from the coding sequence ATGAACGTAGAGAAAATATTAGCTATTGCCGGAAAACCGGGTTTATTCGAATTGAAATTGCAAACTCGTTCCGGGTTTTTAGCAGAATCGTTATTAGACGGAAAGAAAATCACTGTTGGAATGAGAAGTAATGTAAGTTTGCTTTCTGAAATTTCGATGTATACTTATAGCGAAGAAAAACCTTTAGCTGATATCATGAGAGCGATTGCTATCAAAGAAAATGAAGGTCCGGCAATTTCTCACAAAGAAGACAACAATAAACTAATTGCCTATTTCAAAGAAATTCTGCCTGATTACGATGAGGAAAGAGTTTACGCTTCGGATATTAAAAAAGTATTGAACTGGTATAATATTCTTCAAGGAAAAGGTTTGGTTTCTAAAGAAGAACCAAAAGTTGAGAACGCTGAAGCTATTAAAGAAGAAGTAGTGGAAGAAGTAACTCGAGGCAAAGCCGAATTGAGCGAAGCTAAAGCTAAAAAAACAACCAAAAAAGCAACTAAGAAAGAAGAATAG
- the ruvX gene encoding Holliday junction resolvase RuvX — MPRILAIDYGMKRTGIAVTDELQIIASGLTTIPSETAIVFLKDYFSKENVAKVLIGEPKQMNGQPSESTPMIEKFVTNFTSAFPEMKIERVDERFTSKMAFQTMIDSGLSKKQRQNKGLVDEIAATILLQDYLTRKMI, encoded by the coding sequence ATGCCAAGAATTCTAGCCATCGATTATGGAATGAAACGCACAGGAATAGCGGTGACCGACGAGTTGCAAATTATTGCGTCGGGTTTGACTACGATTCCTTCTGAAACGGCAATTGTGTTTCTAAAAGATTATTTTTCCAAAGAAAATGTGGCTAAAGTCTTGATTGGCGAACCCAAACAAATGAACGGGCAGCCTTCGGAAAGTACTCCAATGATTGAAAAGTTTGTAACTAATTTTACTTCGGCTTTTCCAGAAATGAAAATCGAAAGAGTAGACGAGCGATTTACTTCCAAAATGGCATTCCAAACCATGATTGACAGTGGCTTGTCAAAGAAACAAAGACAAAATAAAGGTTTGGTGGATGAAATCGCCGCAACGATTTTGCTTCAGGATTATTTGACAAGAAAAATGATTTAA
- the def gene encoding peptide deformylase, with amino-acid sequence MIIPIYGYGEPVLRKVGEEITPDYPNLKEIIANMYDTMYNAYGVGLAAPQVGMAIRLFVIDTEPFSDSDDLSKEEQVQLKNFKQTFINAKMLKEEGEEWGFNEGCLSIPDVREDVYRNERITIEYCDENFNKKTEVFDGLIARVIQHEYDHIEGVLFTDKISTLKKTLIKKKLQNIMDGKAFPDYRMKFANKKGR; translated from the coding sequence ATGATTATTCCTATTTACGGATATGGCGAACCAGTTTTAAGAAAAGTCGGCGAAGAAATCACGCCCGATTATCCAAATCTTAAAGAAATTATCGCCAATATGTATGATACCATGTACAATGCATATGGTGTTGGTTTGGCTGCGCCACAGGTTGGTATGGCCATTCGATTATTTGTAATTGATACCGAACCATTTAGCGACAGCGATGATTTATCTAAAGAAGAACAAGTGCAGTTAAAAAACTTCAAACAAACTTTTATCAATGCTAAAATGTTGAAAGAAGAAGGCGAAGAATGGGGTTTTAACGAAGGTTGTTTGAGTATTCCTGATGTTCGCGAAGATGTTTACCGCAACGAAAGAATCACGATTGAATATTGTGATGAAAATTTCAACAAAAAAACAGAAGTCTTTGACGGATTGATCGCTCGTGTGATCCAACACGAATACGACCACATTGAAGGTGTATTGTTTACGGATAAAATTTCGACTTTGAAAAAAACATTGATTAAGAAGAAATTGCAAAATATCATGGATGGCAAAGCTTTTCCTGATTACCGAATGAAATTTGCCAACAAAAAAGGAAGATAG
- a CDS encoding glycosyltransferase: MIFEHYLITRFNLKNPNWKFTKNNELLLNDQWMDERIELFANFCLPSVASQTNKNFKWLLYFDTDTSEKHKNLIAQLIQPHSFIEAYYIDGMPMLVETIRNYISTNVKTEYLITSRIDNDDSINKNFIDVIQSKFDQQEHLAIDVTLGYTLNLSPLMIGKKEHLFNPFMSLIEKSANAKTVWFYDHNMWKKEKNIIHLSDQRLWMSNIHEKNKVNEFDGYGNVSWAKVSQDFILSPEKNAEIASKIIPQSKWLYLSFKNQLYVNFGFYLKLVKKKLGLYKIK; encoded by the coding sequence ATGATTTTTGAGCATTACCTCATTACCAGATTCAATTTAAAAAACCCCAACTGGAAGTTCACTAAGAACAACGAATTGCTTCTGAATGATCAATGGATGGATGAAAGAATTGAGTTGTTTGCGAATTTTTGCTTACCATCAGTAGCTTCGCAGACAAATAAAAATTTCAAGTGGTTGCTTTATTTCGACACTGATACTTCCGAAAAACATAAAAACCTAATTGCCCAATTAATCCAACCGCATTCCTTTATTGAAGCCTATTATATCGATGGTATGCCGATGTTGGTCGAAACGATTAGAAATTATATATCGACTAACGTCAAAACCGAATATTTAATCACCTCCAGAATCGATAATGACGATAGCATCAACAAGAACTTTATTGATGTCATTCAGTCGAAATTTGACCAACAAGAACATTTGGCCATCGATGTGACTTTAGGCTATACTTTGAATTTATCGCCTTTGATGATTGGCAAAAAAGAGCATTTGTTCAATCCGTTTATGAGTTTGATAGAGAAAAGCGCCAATGCCAAAACCGTTTGGTTTTACGACCACAATATGTGGAAAAAAGAAAAAAACATCATTCACCTTTCAGATCAAAGACTTTGGATGTCGAACATTCATGAGAAAAACAAAGTCAATGAATTTGACGGTTATGGTAATGTGAGTTGGGCCAAAGTGAGTCAGGATTTTATCCTTTCACCCGAAAAGAATGCCGAAATTGCATCCAAAATAATTCCACAATCAAAATGGTTGTATTTAAGTTTTAAGAACCAACTTTATGTTAATTTTGGCTTTTATTTAAAACTCGTTAAAAAGAAATTAGGACTTTATAAAATCAAATAG
- a CDS encoding NTP transferase domain-containing protein, with translation MKIVILAAGIGSRLGNPFPKPLTTLDDGKSIMEKQIENITQYFDINDIFIVVGFKKELIMERFDEVAYVYNPLFDCTNTSKSLLKVLKKFKNEPVLWFNGDVVFDAKLLSELMPDIKENNSFVAVNTSRVSDEEVKYTLTDGYIDELSKVVKNGLGEAVGINFIGSNDLQHFVTRLEEVDDNDYFERGLELAIQLDNLKIKPIDISKYDCIEVDFKEDLANANQLLKK, from the coding sequence ATGAAAATTGTAATTCTCGCTGCCGGAATAGGCTCTAGACTTGGAAATCCATTCCCGAAACCTTTAACGACACTTGATGACGGTAAAAGTATCATGGAAAAACAAATCGAAAATATCACACAATACTTCGACATCAATGACATTTTCATCGTGGTTGGTTTTAAAAAAGAACTGATTATGGAGCGATTTGACGAAGTGGCTTATGTGTATAATCCGTTGTTTGATTGTACCAATACGTCTAAAAGTTTGCTAAAAGTCCTGAAAAAATTCAAAAACGAACCGGTACTTTGGTTCAATGGCGATGTGGTTTTTGATGCCAAATTGCTATCCGAATTGATGCCGGATATCAAAGAAAATAATTCTTTCGTAGCGGTAAATACTTCCCGAGTTTCCGACGAAGAAGTAAAATATACCTTAACCGATGGCTATATCGACGAATTGTCTAAAGTGGTAAAAAACGGTTTGGGCGAAGCGGTTGGTATTAATTTTATTGGTTCCAATGATTTGCAGCATTTCGTAACCCGTTTGGAAGAAGTTGATGACAATGATTACTTCGAAAGAGGTTTAGAATTGGCCATCCAATTGGACAACTTGAAAATCAAACCGATTGACATTTCTAAATACGATTGTATCGAAGTGGATTTCAAAGAAGATTTGGCGAATGCTAATCAATTATTGAAAAAGTAA
- a CDS encoding NAD(P)-dependent oxidoreductase encodes MRILVTGAAGFIASHLCEKLHDLGHEVVGLDNFNDYYSPALKRLNASDLKAKGIQVFEIDLNDNLQPVFSIPYDYIYHLAAQPGISAETPLSDYVTNNIFATQNLLEAVLQYNPNLKSFINIATSSVYGLVANVDENVPAKPISFYGSTKLAAEQLVLGLQRLGKLNACSIRLYSVYGPRERPEKLYTKLIENLYTDKPFPLFEGSVKHERSFTFVGDIVDGLSAIIGKEAIVNGEIINLGTDEVHTTQQGINLVEEIMNKTLIIDHKPARKGDQERTSAVIDKARKLLGYEPKVTFKKGLEQQVQWYLDKFTS; translated from the coding sequence ATGAGGATATTAGTCACCGGAGCAGCAGGTTTTATTGCGTCACATCTTTGTGAAAAACTACATGATTTAGGTCATGAAGTGGTTGGTTTGGATAATTTTAATGATTATTACAGTCCGGCGCTAAAACGCTTAAACGCATCCGATTTGAAAGCTAAAGGAATTCAAGTTTTCGAAATTGATTTGAATGACAATCTGCAGCCGGTTTTTTCAATACCTTATGATTATATCTATCATTTAGCGGCACAACCCGGAATTTCAGCTGAAACGCCTTTGAGTGATTATGTGACCAATAATATTTTTGCCACTCAAAATTTACTCGAAGCGGTTTTACAATACAATCCGAATTTAAAATCCTTTATCAATATTGCAACGTCTTCCGTATACGGATTGGTGGCGAATGTGGATGAAAACGTCCCGGCAAAACCGATTTCCTTTTATGGAAGTACGAAGTTGGCAGCGGAACAATTGGTGTTGGGATTGCAGCGTTTGGGAAAATTAAATGCTTGTTCCATTCGATTGTATTCTGTTTACGGACCAAGAGAGCGTCCGGAAAAATTGTATACCAAACTGATTGAAAACCTATATACTGACAAGCCTTTTCCACTTTTTGAAGGCAGCGTGAAGCATGAAAGAAGTTTTACTTTTGTGGGCGATATTGTTGATGGTTTATCCGCTATTATTGGCAAAGAAGCTATTGTCAATGGCGAAATCATCAATTTAGGAACAGACGAAGTACACACGACACAACAAGGTATCAATTTGGTTGAAGAAATCATGAATAAAACCTTAATTATCGACCACAAGCCAGCTCGAAAAGGCGATCAGGAAAGAACTTCTGCGGTGATTGATAAAGCCCGAAAACTATTGGGTTACGAACCCAAAGTCACCTTCAAAAAAGGTTTAGAACAACAAGTACAATGGTATTTGGATAAGTTTACTTCGTAA
- a CDS encoding 2,3,4,5-tetrahydropyridine-2,6-dicarboxylate N-succinyltransferase: MTTLQNIIEKAWDNRALLQEETTTTAIREVIALLDAGTLRVAEPTADTSSSLSTSSWQVNEWVKKAVVMYFPIQKMETWEAGIFEYHDKMLLKTDYAEKGIRVVPPATARYGAYISKGVILMPSYVNIGAYVDEGTMVDTWATVGSCAQIGKDVHLSGGVGIGGVLEPLQAAPVIIEDGAFVGSRCIVVEGVHVGKEAVLGANVCLTASTKIIDVTGSEPIEYKGFVPARSVVIPGSYTKSFAAGDYQVPCALIIGTRKPSTDLKTSLNNALREYDVAV; the protein is encoded by the coding sequence ATGACAACACTACAAAATATCATTGAAAAAGCTTGGGACAACCGCGCTTTATTACAAGAAGAAACCACTACTACAGCCATCAGAGAAGTTATTGCATTACTTGACGCCGGAACTTTGCGTGTCGCAGAACCAACTGCCGATACTTCGTCTTCGCTCAGTACAAGTTCTTGGCAAGTAAACGAATGGGTAAAAAAAGCTGTAGTGATGTATTTTCCAATCCAAAAAATGGAAACCTGGGAAGCCGGGATTTTTGAATACCACGACAAAATGTTATTAAAAACTGATTATGCTGAAAAAGGAATCCGAGTAGTACCACCGGCAACAGCTCGTTATGGCGCTTATATTTCAAAAGGTGTAATCTTGATGCCAAGTTATGTAAACATCGGGGCTTATGTTGATGAAGGAACGATGGTAGATACTTGGGCAACTGTTGGTAGTTGTGCCCAAATCGGGAAAGACGTTCACCTTTCCGGTGGTGTTGGAATCGGTGGCGTTTTAGAACCATTGCAAGCCGCTCCGGTTATCATTGAAGATGGCGCTTTTGTAGGTTCAAGATGTATCGTTGTAGAAGGCGTTCACGTGGGTAAAGAAGCGGTGCTTGGTGCCAATGTTTGTCTAACCGCATCCACCAAAATCATCGACGTAACCGGAAGCGAACCAATAGAATACAAAGGATTTGTTCCGGCACGATCGGTAGTGATTCCGGGAAGTTATACCAAATCTTTCGCTGCAGGCGATTACCAAGTACCTTGTGCTTTAATCATTGGAACCCGTAAACCTTCAACCGATTTGAAAACATCTCTGAACAATGCTTTGAGAGAATACGATGTTGCAGTTTAA
- a CDS encoding glycosyltransferase family 2 protein, with protein sequence MKLSVIITTYNSEEWLRKVLLGFTVQTEKDFEVVIADDGSTSKTADIIASFQGQFQYPILHVWHEDKGFRKSRILNKAILKSNSNYLLFTDGDCIPRQDYVAVHVKQKQEGYFLSGGYFKLPMSISKAISDEDIVSQKCFKISWLLQQGLKANFKVSKLTHNRFIAAFMNWLTPTKRSWNGHNSSGFKQDILDVNGFNEEMDYGGMDRELGERMFNNGMLSKQIRYSAICLHLDHARGYANEEKIRHNMEIRRYNKKHHVIRIENGIDKLKI encoded by the coding sequence ATGAAATTATCAGTTATTATTACGACTTACAACTCGGAAGAATGGTTGCGCAAAGTACTTTTGGGCTTTACCGTTCAAACCGAAAAAGACTTCGAAGTAGTAATTGCTGATGATGGTTCGACTTCTAAAACGGCTGACATTATTGCGTCTTTTCAAGGTCAATTTCAATACCCAATTTTACACGTTTGGCACGAAGATAAAGGCTTTAGAAAGTCTAGGATTTTAAATAAAGCGATACTCAAATCCAACTCCAATTATTTGCTTTTTACTGATGGCGATTGTATTCCACGCCAGGATTATGTAGCGGTTCATGTCAAGCAAAAACAGGAAGGTTATTTTCTTTCCGGCGGATATTTTAAGTTGCCGATGAGCATTTCTAAAGCGATTTCGGATGAAGATATTGTAAGCCAAAAATGTTTTAAAATTTCTTGGCTGCTCCAACAAGGTTTGAAAGCCAATTTTAAAGTTTCCAAACTTACACACAATAGATTTATTGCCGCGTTTATGAATTGGTTGACACCAACAAAACGCTCTTGGAACGGACACAATTCTTCGGGTTTTAAGCAAGACATATTAGATGTCAACGGTTTCAACGAAGAAATGGATTATGGCGGCATGGATAGGGAATTGGGCGAACGCATGTTCAATAACGGAATGTTGTCAAAACAAATTCGCTACAGTGCTATTTGTCTGCATTTAGACCACGCCAGAGGTTATGCCAATGAAGAAAAAATCAGGCACAATATGGAAATCCGACGTTATAACAAAAAACACCACGTAATCCGAATCGAGAATGGGATTGATAAATTGAAAATATAA
- a CDS encoding copper resistance protein NlpE N-terminal domain-containing protein: MKARLLLFTLLLSFFISCKKQTTDSNIATKDSIAKVDSLDNVEAHNAKNSLDYIGTYKGILPCADCEGLETIICINENNTYNIKTKYQGKGDKIFEQKGNFSWNQAGNTLILENVENGPNQYFVGENTLTQLDLSGKKISGDLAPAYILAKQPDNNTAIETTQENKSTVDLNNRIESQTVIKKVNPAIGKATLAETKWKLITLNGKVVDQKGKKDYFLKLNSKDGRFSAYAGCNTMMGSYVMPSAFGLSFSYVAMTRMACPNMDLENRFSKVLEETDRYTIKDNILKLHKGKATILATFEPTK, from the coding sequence ATGAAAGCAAGACTTTTACTTTTTACCTTATTGTTAAGCTTTTTTATAAGCTGTAAAAAACAGACAACAGATAGCAACATTGCTACAAAAGATTCTATAGCCAAAGTAGATTCGTTGGATAATGTAGAAGCACATAATGCCAAAAATTCATTGGATTACATCGGAACCTATAAAGGAATTTTGCCTTGTGCTGACTGTGAAGGTTTGGAAACGATTATTTGTATCAATGAAAACAATACTTATAATATCAAAACCAAATACCAAGGAAAAGGAGATAAGATATTTGAACAAAAAGGGAATTTTTCTTGGAACCAAGCCGGCAATACACTTATTTTAGAGAATGTTGAAAATGGTCCCAATCAATATTTTGTAGGTGAAAATACTTTGACTCAATTGGATCTGTCGGGTAAAAAAATCAGTGGCGATTTGGCACCTGCCTACATTTTAGCCAAACAGCCAGACAATAACACAGCTATTGAAACAACCCAAGAAAATAAATCAACCGTAGATTTGAATAATAGAATAGAATCACAAACCGTGATCAAGAAAGTAAATCCTGCTATAGGCAAAGCTACTTTAGCAGAAACCAAATGGAAACTAATCACCTTAAACGGAAAAGTGGTGGACCAAAAAGGGAAGAAGGACTACTTTCTTAAGTTGAATTCTAAAGACGGAAGATTTTCAGCTTATGCCGGTTGTAATACAATGATGGGAAGTTATGTGATGCCGTCAGCTTTTGGTTTGTCTTTTTCTTATGTTGCTATGACCAGAATGGCTTGTCCGAATATGGATTTAGAAAATCGTTTTTCAAAAGTGCTCGAAGAAACAGACCGATACACCATTAAAGACAATATTCTAAAGTTGCACAAAGGGAAAGCGACAATTTTGGCTACCTTTGAGCCCACAAAATAA
- a CDS encoding glycosyltransferase family 2 protein, translating to MKISVIVSTYNAEEWLEKVLIGYSVQTYKDFELIIADDGSRPSTKELIDSYAKNYPVPVRHLWHEDLGYRRQEILNVAIMEASHEYILMTDGDCIPRKDFVEIHAKYAKKGTFLSGGYCKLSMKLSSEISKDDILSGRCFNLKWLKSIDKLNLSNKLKIGATDLSANILDFFSPTNASFNNCNSSGFREDMIAINGYDERMKYGGPDREFGERLENNGIKGKQIRHKAIVLHLDHPRGYKTPESLAANLAIRKEVKDQKIVWTPFGIKKDKA from the coding sequence ATGAAAATATCAGTTATCGTTAGTACTTACAATGCCGAAGAATGGTTAGAAAAAGTATTGATTGGCTACAGCGTTCAGACTTACAAAGATTTTGAATTGATTATTGCCGACGATGGATCAAGACCTTCAACCAAGGAATTGATTGATAGTTATGCTAAAAATTATCCGGTTCCGGTGCGTCATTTGTGGCACGAGGATTTAGGATATCGCCGTCAGGAAATCTTGAACGTAGCGATAATGGAAGCTTCGCATGAATATATTTTAATGACTGATGGTGATTGTATTCCGAGAAAAGACTTTGTCGAAATTCATGCTAAATATGCCAAAAAAGGAACGTTTCTTTCCGGTGGATATTGCAAATTATCGATGAAATTGAGTTCGGAAATTTCCAAAGACGATATACTTTCCGGAAGATGTTTTAACTTGAAATGGCTCAAAAGCATTGATAAGTTGAACCTTTCTAATAAATTAAAAATCGGTGCCACTGATTTATCCGCGAATATTTTAGATTTCTTTTCGCCAACCAATGCTTCATTTAACAACTGCAATTCCTCGGGATTCAGAGAAGACATGATTGCGATTAACGGTTATGATGAGCGAATGAAATATGGCGGTCCGGATAGAGAATTTGGTGAGCGTTTGGAAAATAATGGCATCAAAGGAAAACAAATTCGCCATAAAGCCATAGTTTTACATTTAGATCATCCAAGAGGTTACAAAACGCCCGAATCTTTGGCGGCCAACTTGGCAATTCGAAAAGAAGTAAAAGACCAAAAAATAGTTTGGACACCTTTTGGCATTAAAAAGGATAAAGCATAG